The following are encoded together in the Bacillus sp. V2I10 genome:
- the racE gene encoding glutamate racemase, whose product MNRAIGVIDSGVGGLTVAREIMRQLPNEDIIYLGDTARCPYGPRPQEEVRSFTWQMTNYLLSNHHIKMLVIACNTATAIALQEIQEELDIPVVGVVFPGARTAIKVTRNNHIGVIGTVNTVASRAYEKALKTIKKTVEVESLACPAFVPLVESGDYENDYAVSIVRESLFPLKDQPIDTLILGCTHYPVLKTLIEDYMGPKVKIISSGDETAREVSTILSYKDALNETQEENHHLFLTTGSQELFQRIASQLFEQPVENVKSITL is encoded by the coding sequence TTGAACAGAGCAATTGGCGTCATTGATTCCGGTGTCGGCGGACTGACCGTTGCACGCGAAATCATGAGGCAGTTACCAAACGAAGACATCATCTACTTAGGTGATACGGCAAGATGTCCATATGGACCGAGACCGCAGGAAGAGGTGCGCTCATTTACTTGGCAAATGACGAATTATCTCTTATCAAATCATCATATAAAAATGCTTGTGATAGCCTGCAATACGGCAACAGCGATCGCTTTGCAGGAAATCCAGGAAGAACTTGATATCCCCGTAGTAGGGGTCGTTTTCCCTGGGGCCAGAACAGCGATTAAAGTCACCAGAAATAATCATATCGGTGTAATCGGAACTGTTAATACAGTTGCAAGCCGTGCATATGAGAAGGCTCTTAAAACGATTAAGAAGACAGTTGAAGTTGAGAGCTTGGCATGTCCGGCATTCGTGCCGCTTGTAGAAAGCGGAGATTACGAAAATGATTATGCCGTATCCATCGTACGGGAATCTCTTTTTCCTTTAAAAGATCAGCCGATTGATACGCTGATCCTGGGATGTACACATTATCCAGTCTTAAAGACGTTAATTGAGGATTATATGGGTCCCAAGGTGAAAATTATCAGCTCGGGTGATGAAACAGCCCGTGAAGTCAGTACAATCCTGTCTTATAAAGATGCTTTAAATGAGACACAGGAAGAGAATCATCATTTATTTTTAACGACAGGATCACAGGAGCTTTTTCAGAGAATTGCTTCTCAATTGTTTGAGCAGCCAGTTGAAAATGTTAAATCCATTACCCTATAA
- a CDS encoding GerMN domain-containing protein, whose protein sequence is MSQNRNMKIAATVVTSTLLLSGCGLFGGEKAKEIDPPQDVSYVEDADKGNEETLKEEKTTAEGEKGEESAQTYSRQLYLIDSNGLVVAQTFDLPKEEGVAKQVLEYLVEGGPVSNILPDGFRAVIPQDTQVGVNVKDGTAIVDFSKEFKNYQAEDELKILQSITWTLTQFDSVKTVKIMINGHEQNEMPVGGTPISSELSRADGINLDTAGVMDITDTKPLTVYYTAQHNDQTYYVPVTTRISNDEEDPIAAVVKKLTEEPSISRALLTDLEQDVKLLEEPKLEDGTVTLNFNESIYGSADGEEKMVSTHVLNSLVLSLTEQPGIENVVLTVDGKAELVNEEGKKITEPVSRPVKVNTGSF, encoded by the coding sequence ATGTCTCAAAATAGAAACATGAAGATTGCTGCTACTGTTGTAACATCGACGCTGCTCTTGTCAGGATGCGGATTATTCGGCGGGGAAAAAGCAAAGGAAATTGATCCTCCGCAAGATGTTTCATATGTTGAAGATGCAGATAAAGGGAATGAAGAAACTTTAAAAGAAGAAAAAACAACAGCAGAAGGTGAAAAAGGTGAAGAGTCGGCTCAAACCTATTCTAGGCAGTTATATTTGATTGACAGCAACGGGCTTGTTGTCGCCCAGACATTTGATTTGCCTAAGGAAGAAGGCGTAGCCAAGCAAGTGCTTGAATACCTTGTAGAGGGCGGGCCTGTCAGCAATATCCTTCCTGATGGCTTCAGAGCCGTTATCCCGCAGGATACTCAAGTGGGTGTGAATGTTAAAGATGGTACAGCCATCGTAGATTTCTCTAAGGAGTTTAAAAACTATCAAGCTGAAGATGAATTGAAAATTCTTCAATCGATTACATGGACATTGACTCAGTTCGATTCTGTGAAAACAGTCAAAATTATGATTAACGGTCATGAACAAAATGAAATGCCTGTCGGAGGCACTCCGATCAGCAGCGAGCTGAGCCGAGCTGACGGCATTAATCTTGATACAGCGGGCGTAATGGATATTACGGATACAAAACCTCTGACGGTTTACTATACAGCTCAGCATAATGATCAGACCTACTATGTACCTGTTACAACACGAATCAGCAATGACGAAGAGGATCCAATTGCAGCAGTGGTGAAAAAATTAACTGAGGAACCTTCCATCTCACGTGCATTGTTAACCGATTTGGAGCAGGATGTGAAGCTGCTTGAAGAGCCTAAGCTTGAAGATGGCACTGTAACTCTTAATTTTAACGAATCTATCTATGGAAGTGCAGATGGAGAGGAAAAAATGGTTTCGACACATGTTCTGAATTCTCTTGTTTTATCACTGACAGAACAGCCTGGAATCGAAAATGTCGTTTTGACCGTTGATGGGAAAGCCGAGCTTGTTAATGAAGAAGGCAAAAAGATCACAGAACCTGTCTCCCGTCCAGTCAAAGTGAACACAGGTAGTTTTTAA
- the rph gene encoding ribonuclease PH produces MRHDGRKQDELRRVEILTDYVKHPEGSVLISVGDTKVICNASIEDRVPPFMRGEGKGWITAEYSMLPRATEQRTIRESSKGKITGRTMEIQRLIGRALRAVVDLEKLGERTIWIDCDVIQADGGTRTASITGAFVAMTIALGKLMSQKKLSTLPITDFLAATSVGMDSKLGEILDLNYIEDSSAEVDMNVIMTSSGKFVELQGTGEEATFSREELNELLDLAEKGINSLISIQMEALGDLALKIIDQKDGKG; encoded by the coding sequence ATGAGACATGATGGACGCAAACAAGATGAATTAAGACGAGTTGAAATTCTGACAGATTATGTGAAGCACCCTGAGGGTTCAGTGTTAATCAGTGTTGGTGATACAAAGGTGATCTGCAATGCAAGCATTGAAGATCGCGTGCCTCCATTTATGCGGGGAGAAGGTAAGGGATGGATCACAGCGGAATATTCAATGCTGCCGCGTGCTACTGAACAGAGGACGATCAGAGAATCGTCCAAAGGTAAAATTACTGGCCGTACAATGGAAATTCAGCGCTTGATCGGACGAGCTCTGCGGGCGGTTGTTGATCTTGAAAAGTTAGGGGAACGCACAATCTGGATTGATTGTGATGTGATACAGGCAGATGGCGGGACCCGCACAGCTTCCATCACCGGAGCTTTTGTCGCTATGACAATAGCACTTGGAAAGCTGATGTCTCAAAAAAAATTAAGCACGCTGCCAATCACGGATTTCCTGGCTGCGACATCAGTCGGAATGGATTCAAAGCTTGGAGAGATCTTAGATTTAAACTATATTGAGGATTCATCTGCAGAAGTGGATATGAATGTCATCATGACTTCTTCCGGAAAATTCGTTGAGCTTCAGGGAACTGGAGAAGAAGCGACTTTTTCAAGAGAAGAACTGAATGAATTGCTTGATTTAGCTGAAAAAGGAATAAACTCGTTAATTTCTATTCAAATGGAGGCCCTTGGAGATTTAGCTCTAAAAATCATCGATCAAAAAGATGGAAAGGGATGA
- a CDS encoding XTP/dITP diphosphatase → MKEVIIATKNAGKLIEFQSILSQYDLKAISLLDLEDSPEVEETGSTFEENAVLKAEAISKLYGKMAIADDSGLSVDYLGGEPGVYSARYAGAEKSDAANIEKVLQQLKGVSKEERNARFRCALALSEPGRETVTVEGSVEGYITEEPIGGNGFGYDPIFLVKDKAKTMAQLTKDEKNKISHRAVALQKLAKLLKA, encoded by the coding sequence ATGAAGGAAGTTATTATTGCAACGAAAAATGCAGGCAAATTAATTGAATTTCAATCAATCTTATCTCAGTATGATCTAAAGGCCATTTCATTACTGGACCTTGAAGATTCGCCAGAAGTTGAAGAAACTGGTTCAACGTTTGAGGAAAATGCCGTTTTAAAAGCGGAGGCAATTTCAAAGCTTTACGGAAAAATGGCCATTGCGGATGATTCCGGACTATCAGTAGATTATCTTGGCGGTGAACCTGGGGTTTATTCAGCACGCTATGCAGGAGCTGAGAAAAGTGATGCAGCCAATATCGAAAAAGTGCTTCAGCAGCTGAAGGGTGTTTCAAAGGAAGAACGGAATGCAAGATTCCGGTGTGCTCTGGCACTTTCTGAACCTGGCCGTGAAACCGTCACAGTAGAAGGTTCAGTTGAGGGCTATATTACAGAGGAGCCTATTGGCGGGAATGGATTCGGATACGATCCCATTTTCTTAGTGAAAGATAAAGCAAAAACGATGGCGCAATTAACAAAGGATGAGAAAAATAAAATCAGCCATCGCGCAGTTGCGCTGCAAAAGCTTGCAAAACTGCTTAAAGCCTGA
- a CDS encoding metallophosphoesterase family protein, producing the protein MKVLIISDSHGLTDELQEIRKRHEGETEAMFHCGDSELEADHPAMQGYASVRGNCDFEARFANEVIEDVEGYRFFVAHGHMHNVKSTLINLKYSAVLHGAKIVCFGHSHLAGAEYVDHILFINPGSIRLPRMRTEKTYVILEIQNHSAQVTFFEMDGSPVSGLSQRFELASS; encoded by the coding sequence GTGAAAGTTTTAATTATCAGTGACAGCCATGGCTTAACGGATGAGCTTCAGGAGATCAGAAAACGCCATGAAGGGGAAACAGAAGCGATGTTTCATTGCGGGGATTCTGAACTTGAGGCAGATCATCCTGCCATGCAGGGGTATGCTTCTGTACGCGGAAACTGTGATTTTGAAGCAAGGTTTGCAAATGAAGTCATTGAAGATGTGGAAGGATATCGATTTTTTGTCGCTCATGGCCATATGCACAATGTAAAGTCGACTCTTATAAATTTGAAGTACAGTGCTGTTCTGCATGGCGCGAAGATTGTCTGTTTTGGTCACTCGCATTTGGCGGGAGCGGAATATGTCGATCATATCCTCTTCATTAACCCTGGCAGTATTAGACTTCCGCGGATGCGAACTGAAAAAACATATGTTATATTAGAAATACAAAATCATTCTGCACAAGTTACCTTTTTTGAGATGGACGGATCTCCTGTATCCGGCCTCTCACAAAGGTTTGAGCTGGCTTCATCATGA